A DNA window from Selenomonas sp. oral taxon 126 contains the following coding sequences:
- a CDS encoding DUF2828 family protein, which produces MLDALKEESNKTYTRTENDAATYASTGSDVLDFFAAAGALREAGEAEIIVRFTRAFAAHPLYALRTLFYARDVRGGLGERRLFRI; this is translated from the coding sequence ATGCTGGACGCACTGAAAGAGGAGAGCAACAAGACCTATACGCGGACGGAAAACGATGCCGCAACCTACGCGAGTACGGGTTCGGACGTGCTCGACTTCTTCGCTGCGGCAGGTGCGCTGCGGGAGGCGGGCGAGGCAGAGATCATCGTGCGCTTTACGCGCGCCTTTGCCGCGCATCCACTGTATGCCCTGCGCACACTCTTCTACGCGCGCGACGTGCGCGGGGGACTGGGCGAGCGGCGGCTCTTCCGCATCC
- a CDS encoding DUF7788 domain-containing protein: EFDACTVDADVTNFERAKELFAEAGYALPRIVFWNVQSRSRQQPVRQNEQGVMLVSGCSPSIFSMVVDGRITPYEYMEQVLCGERYAAIEV; encoded by the coding sequence GAGTTCGATGCCTGTACCGTGGACGCAGACGTGACGAACTTTGAGCGGGCAAAGGAACTGTTCGCAGAGGCGGGCTATGCGCTGCCGCGCATCGTCTTCTGGAACGTCCAGAGCCGCAGCCGCCAGCAGCCCGTGCGGCAGAACGAACAGGGCGTTATGCTCGTCTCCGGCTGCAGCCCGAGTATCTTCTCCATGGTCGTTGATGGGCGCATTACCCCGTACGAGTATATGGAGCAGGTGCTGTGCGGCGAACGGTATGCGGCGATTGAGGTGTAG
- a CDS encoding DUF2828 family protein yields LLVHLAAYAPAVLEKNLHLVPEYGRWDDLLVLLGTPLEDAAVRLIRAQLTEDLRAAWEEQPVSLLAKWLPSVNTSSRAARRQARRLAVLFGMREADYRRMLVRLRRRIALIENALRTRDYTFDYAKQPSKAMFKYRAAFWRNDMERYKAFLERVACGAEQLHTGTLYPYEIIRPLSGAVTPQIPQEEARTLDVTWSALPDYTHGENALVVLDGSGSMYWGGNPLPSSVALSLAIYFAERNTGAFHGCFITFSRNPRLVEIKGATIVERVHYCKSFDEVANTNLEAVFRLLLRTAVKNRVPQEELPSVLYIITDME; encoded by the coding sequence CTGCTCGTCCATCTCGCCGCCTACGCGCCCGCCGTCCTCGAAAAGAATCTGCACCTCGTGCCGGAGTATGGCCGCTGGGACGATCTGCTCGTCCTCCTCGGCACGCCGTTGGAGGACGCCGCTGTTCGCCTCATTCGTGCACAGCTGACAGAAGATCTGCGGGCGGCATGGGAGGAGCAGCCTGTCTCCCTCCTCGCGAAGTGGCTGCCGTCCGTCAACACCTCCTCGCGTGCGGCGCGCAGACAGGCGCGCCGCCTCGCGGTCCTGTTCGGGATGAGGGAGGCGGACTACCGCAGGATGCTCGTCCGTCTGCGCCGCCGCATTGCGCTCATCGAGAACGCCCTGCGCACGAGGGACTATACCTTTGACTACGCAAAGCAGCCGTCGAAGGCGATGTTCAAGTACCGCGCAGCGTTTTGGCGCAACGACATGGAGCGGTACAAGGCGTTCCTTGAACGCGTCGCGTGCGGTGCGGAGCAGCTGCATACGGGAACGCTCTATCCCTACGAGATCATCCGTCCGCTCAGTGGAGCAGTGACACCGCAAATCCCGCAAGAGGAGGCGCGTACCCTTGATGTCACATGGAGCGCACTGCCCGACTATACGCATGGAGAGAACGCACTCGTCGTGCTCGATGGCTCCGGCTCGATGTACTGGGGCGGGAACCCCCTGCCGAGCAGCGTCGCGCTCTCGCTTGCCATCTACTTCGCCGAACGCAATACGGGTGCGTTTCATGGGTGCTTTATCACGTTTTCCAGGAATCCGCGGCTTGTCGAGATCAAGGGAGCGACGATTGTGGAGCGTGTGCACTACTGCAAAAGCTTTGACGAGGTGGCAAACACAAATCTTGAAGCGGTGTTCCGCCTCCTCCTGCGCACAGCGGTGAAGAACCGTGTGCCGCAGGAGGAACTGCCCTCCGTGCTCTACATCATCACGGACATGGAG